From one Neovison vison isolate M4711 chromosome 1, ASM_NN_V1, whole genome shotgun sequence genomic stretch:
- the CSF1R gene encoding macrophage colony-stimulating factor 1 receptor, translated as MGPGALLVLLGATTWHVQGVPVIEPSGPELVVEPGTTVTLRCVGNGSVEWDGPIFPYWNLDTEAPSSTLTTNNATFLNTGTYRCTEPGGPLGDSATIHLYVKDPVRPWKVLAEEVTVMEGQDALLPCLLTDPALEAGVSLMRVRGRPVLRQTNYSFSPWYGFTIHKAQFMETHGYQCSARVGGSTVTSMGIWLKVQKVIPGPPTLTLEPAELVRVQGETAKIVCAASNVDVNFDVFLQHGDTKLTIPQQSDFQGNQYQKVLTLELDHVGFQDAGNYSCVATNVRGINSRSMVFRVVERAYLNLTSEQNLLQEVTVGEKVDLQVQVEAYPGLQGLNWTYLGPFSDHQSKLNFVTMKDTYRYTSILSLPRLKPSEAGRYSFLARNTGGESSLTFELTLRYPPEVRVTWTIVNGSDALLCEASGYPQPNVTWLECRSHMDRCDEAQGLVLEDSQSQVLSREPFHKVIVHSLLAMESLEHNRTYECRALNSVGNSSQAFRPISVGAHVQLSDEPLFTPVLVTCMSIMALLLLLLLLLFYKYKQKPKYQVRWKIIESYEGNSYTFIDPTQLPYNEKWEFPRNNLQFGKTLGAGAFGKVVEATAFGLGTEDAVLKVAVKMLKSTAHADEKEALMSELKIMSHLGQHENIVNLLGACTHGGPVLVITEYCCYGDLLNFLRRKAEAMLGPSLSVGQDPEAGAGYKNIHLEKKYVRRDSGFSSQGVDTYVEMRPVSTSSSNDSFSEQDMDKEDGRPLELRDLLHFSSQVAQGMAFLASKNCIHRDVAARNVLLTSGRVAKIGDFGLARDIMNDSNYIVKGNARLPVKWMAPESIFDCVYTVQSDVWSYGILLWEIFSLGLNPYPGILVNSKFYKLVKDGYQMAQPAFAPKNIYSIMQACWALEPTRRPTFQQICSLLQEQAPVDRRAPDYTNLPSSSSSGSGSSSGGSGSGSGGGSSSEPESSSENLACCEQGDIAQPLLQPNNYQFC; from the exons ATGGGCCCAGGGGCTCTGCTGGTCCTGCTGGGGGCCACAACTTGGCATG TACAAGGAGTCCCCGTGATAGAACCCAGTGGCCCTGAGCTGGTTGTGGAGCCAGGCACGACGGTGACCCTGCGTTGTGTGGGCAACGGCAGCGTGGAATGGGACGGCCCCATCTTCCCCTACTGGAACCTGGACACTGAGGCCCCCAGCAGCACCTTGACCACGAATAATGCCACCTTCCTAAACACTGGGACCTACCGCTGCACGGAGCCTGGAGGCCCACTCGGGGACAGCGCCACCATTCACCTCTACGTCAAAG ACCCCGTCCGACCTTGGAAGGTGCTGGCCGAGGAGGTGACGGTGATGGAAGGTCAGGACGCGTTGCTGCCCTGCCTGCTCACCGACCCCGCGTTGGAGGCCGGCGTCTCGCTGATGCGGGTGCGTGGCCGGCCCGTCCTGCGCCAAACCAACTACTCCTTCTCGCCTTGGTATGGCTTTACCATCCATAAGGCCCAGTTCATGGAGACCCACGGCTACCAATGCAGCGCCCGGGTAGGCGGCAGCACGGTGACATCGATGGGCATCTGGCTGAAAGTGCAGAAAG TCATCCCAGGGCCCCCGACCTTGACACTGGAACCTGCAGAGCTGGTACGAGTTCAGGGAGAGACTGCCAAGATCGTGTGCGCAGCCAGCAACGTTGATGTTAACTTTGACGTCTTCCTCCAACATGGAGACACCAAG CTCACAATCCCTCAACAATCCGACTTCCAAGGTAACCAGTACCAAAAGGTCCTCACCCTTGAGCTCGATCACGTAGGCTTCCAAGATGCCGGCAACTATTCCTGCGTGGCCACCAATGTCCGAGGCATCAACTCCAGGTCCATGGTCTTCCGGGTAGTAG AGAGAGCCTACCTGAACTTGACCTCCGAGCAGAACCTCCTCCAGGAAGTGACTGTGGGTGAGAAGGTCGATCTTCAAGTGCAGGTGGAAGCCTACCCAGGCCTGCAAGGTTTGAACTGGACCTATCTGGGACCTTTCTCTGACCACCAGTCCAAGCTCAATTTTGTCACGATGAAGGACACATACAG GTACACCTCTATCCTCTCCCTGCCTCGTCTGAAGCCCTCGGAGGCCGGTCGCTACTCCTTCCTGGCCAGAAACACTGGAGGCGAGAGTTCTCTGACCTTTGAGCTCACGCTGCGAT ACCCCCCAGAGGTGAGGGTCACATGGACCATAGTCAATGGCTCCGACGCACTGCTCTGTGAAGCCTCCGGGTACCCCCAGCCCAATGTGACATGGCTGGAGTGCAGGAGCCACATGGATAG GTGTGATGAGGCCCAAGGGCTGGTCCTAGAGGACTCACAGTCACAggtgctgagccgggagcccttCCACAAGGTGATCGTCCACAGCCTGCTGGCCATGGAGAGTTTGGAACACAACCGGACCTACGAGTGCCGGGCCCTCAACAGTGTGGGGAACAGCTCGCAGGCCTTCAGGCCCATCTCTGTAG GAGCCCACGTGCAGCTTTCCGACGAGCCACTCTTCACACCTGTGCTGGTCACCTGCATGTCCATCATGGccttgttgctgctgctgctcctactGCTTTTTTACAAGTACAAGCAG AAGCCCAAGTACCAGGTGCGCTGGAAGATCATCGAGAGCTACGAGGGCAACAGCTACACCTTCATTGACCCCACCCAGCTGCCCTACAACGAGAAGTGGGAGTTTCCCCGCAACAACCTGCAGTTTG ggaagACTCTCGGAGCCGGTGCCTTTGGGAAGGTGGTGGAGGCCACAGCCTTTGGTCTGGGCACGGAAGATGCTGTCCTGAAGGTGGCCGTGAAGATGCTCAagt CCACGGCTCATGCAGACGAGAAGGAGGCCCTCATGTCAGAGCTGAAGATCATGAGTCACCTGGGCCAGCACGAGAACATAGTCAACCTTCTGGGAGCCTGCACTCACGGAG GCCCTGTTCTGGTCATCACTGAGTACTGTTGCTATGGAGACCTGCTCAACTTCCTGCGAAGGAAGGCCGAGGCCATGCTGGGACCCAGCCTGAGTGTGGGCCAGGACCCCGAGGCAGGCGCTGGCTACAAGAACATCCACCTGGAGAAGAAATATGTCCGCAG GGACAGCGGCTTCTCCAGCCAGGGTGTAGATACCTATGTGGAGATGAGGCCTGTCTCTACTTCTTCTTCAAATGACTCCTTCTCTGAACAAG ACATGGACAAGGAGGATGGGCGACCATTGGAGCTGCGGGACCTGCTCCACTTCTCGAGCCAGGTGGCCCAGGGCATGGCCTTCCTTGCTTCCAAGAAC TGCATCCACCGGGACGTGGCAGCCCGAAATGTCCTGCTGACCAGTGGGCGTGTGGCCAAGATTGGGGACTTTGGGCTGGCCAGGGACATCATGAATGACTCCAACTACATTGTCAAGGGCAAT GCCCGCCTGCCCGTGAAGTGGATGGCTCCAGAGAGCATCTTCGATTGTGTCTACACGGTTCAGAGTGACGTCTGGTCCTACGGCATCCTGCTCTGGGAAATCTTCTCGCTCG GGCTGAACCCCTACCCTGGCATCCTGGTGAACAGCAAGTTCTATAAACTGGTGAAGGATGGATACCAAATGGCCCAGCCTGCGTTCGCCCCAAAGAACAT ATACAGCATCATGCAGGCCTGCTGGGCCCTGGAGCCCACCCGCAGACCCACCTTCCAGCAGATCTGCTCCCTCCTCCAGGAGCAGGCCCCAGTGGACAGGAGAGCACCT GACTACACCAATctgcccagcagcagcagcagcggcagcggcagcagcagtggcggcagtggcagtggcagtggcGGCGGCAGCAGTAGTGAGCCAGAGAGCTCCAGTGAGAACCTGGCCTGCTGTGAGCAGGGGGATATCGCCCAGCCCCTGCTGCAACCCAACAACTACCAGTTCTGTTGA